ATGTTCATCTTTCAGACCAAAGAACTGCATGCGCAATTCAACGCGACGGCTGGCCTCTTTACTCTCTTTAGCGTTGTTAAACGAAACACCGCCCGCAAGGAAGAGCTTACGGATCTGCTCCTGCTGCAAGGGCGTTATCTGCTGTTGCAGGCGGCTACGGCTGTCGAGCAGGCTACACATTACCCATTCTGAGCGCTGCAACGAAAGATGCAGGTTATACAGATAGGAACCGTCGGTATCGGTAAAACCTTCAATGACAATCTGTTTAAACCATTTTTGCCCTTCCTCGCTGTTTGCCGCTTCCAGCACCAGCGGCACAACATCCTGTAGCGCTTTCTGTCCGTCAGCATTCAGGAAAAAGCGATTGTGGTCGAAGCGGCCCGCTTCTCCAAAACTGATGCGGTTATCACGGCAATCAACGACAATGGTTTTATTGAGATTGCGGGCGTGCAGCTCTAAACGCTCACACAGACGGGTAATATCTTGTCCACGCAGTTTCTCACCTTGTTCTACCCGCTGGATCCGTTGTGTTACTGAGCTTAATGAAGCCACCATAACGACCAGAAACAGCACCATCATGGCCGTCATCAGGTCCGCATAGGAAATCCAGAAGGGTTTCTCTGCCTCATCCGAACGCCGGGGCTTAATACGAAATGTTTGACCGAACATGATTCAGCCCCCTTTACGCCGGCACTTTAGAAAGCACTTCTTCAAGGTTTTCAATACTTTCACTAAGCTCGTCAATACCGCTTCCCAGACGTTTAACCGCGCTGTCTAAATTCGCGTCCAGCGCCCCTAACGTGGCGTCGAGGCTTGTTTTCATGCTGTCTGAGAATTGGTTGAACCCATTAGCCAGCACTTGTCCTGCGTTTTCGAGGAACTCTTTTGCTTCGCGATTATAGTCATGCAATCCTTCATTGTGCTGTTTCAGCTCTTTGAGGAATTGGCTACGCGCTTCCAGCTCAGATTGCGCATTGGCAATGACACCTTCCAGCAGCGTAATGGATTTCGCCACCGCTTCGCGGTTATTACGATAATCCGCCACCACGGAACTCAGCTCCTGGCTGGCCTGGCTCAACGTATTGCCTGCACCTTGCGCTTTAGTAAGTACATCAGCGGTAAGAAGATTTGCTTCTTTAACTTTGTCTCCTGCCGTTTCAAAACGTTCGGCAGCCAGGCGCATTTTGTCAGCACCGGTGTGCATATCCTGTAAATGGGCGGAAGTCTGCTCTGCCAGTCTGCGTAGCGTGCTTTCCGTCGCCCCCTGCTGTTCATTCAATGCATTCAGCAGCAAGCGGACCTGCTCGTCGAAACCAGCAATGATCTGCTGCGTTTCCTGATGGAGAGATGTCTGAGTATCCTGTTGATGACTGGCCAGTTGCTGTTGTCCCTGTTCAAGTTGCGTAAACAGCGACCCCAGTTTCTCGCCCAGCGCCTCAACGGACGCCGCCATTTGCTTCATGGTTTCACTTTGGCCTTGCTGGGACGTTTGCTGGATAGAGTCGATAAACGCTTTCATCTGTTCAGCCATCGCTTTTTCACGCGCTTCGCTATCGGCAAACATTTTTTCCAGCTGCTGTGCCATCCGCTCACCTGCGCCTTCACCTTCGGCACCAATTTTGGCGACGGACGATTGCAGGCTGGCCAGCATATCATTCATCCCGGCTTGCATCGCGACCTGTCCGGATTTCATCTCACTGAGCAACTGTGACATCAGCTCAGCACTGCCCTGACGAGTATCCTCGCTGGCGTTACGCATATCCTGCAACAAACCGGCAAAACCTGATTGCATTGCCTCAATGGCCCCCACAGATTGCCCCATCATCTGGTGCATATTTTCGAACTGCTTGCCGAAGGTATTGTCGAGTTTGGACATAAATGCCGTCAGGACATCCTGCAACATATTCTGTACCTGACCCGACTGATCGCCGCTGGCGGTCTGTACCGCACCAGCAATTTTATCTAACGGGGATTTCAGGCTATTTTCGATGGCTCCACTCACCTGCTCGGCAAACTGCTGGCCGGTATCGCGATAAGTGGAAGATAAGGTGTGCGCTAACTTTTCATTTTCAGCGACCTGGCTTGCCACCAGATTCTGTAGCATATCGCGGAGATCGGTCACCAGGCTGTCTTTAAGCTGCTTAGCCTGGGTAGCACTTTCGTTGCTCGATTTCACCAGTTCGGCAAGGTATTCCTCACCCACACCGGTTTCAAATAGCTGATCAACAGCGGCAGTAAACTGTTCAAGATATTTATAACACTTCGCTATCGACAGCTTTTCCAGCCACGTTACGAAGATGGACGCTGCGATGGCGGTAAACGACCCTAAAAAAGCATAAAGCACATCCCGCAGGAGAGAAGCCACGCTGCTGGTAACTTGCTCGGGCGTACTGGGGTCGAAATGATTTAAACCAATCATCAGCCCATAAAACGTACCGATAATGCCGACCCCTGTCAGAATCCCGGGAAGATGTTTAAAAAACTCAGTGTTAAGCGGAATATCGATTAATTGCTGCTCGGTGAAAAATGCCGCTGCGGGAGCCGTTGCCCGAACATCTTTTAATTTCAGTTCGCCATCGACAAGCGTTTTTTGTTGATGGAGTGACTCTGCAAACTCACTCCAGGAGTGGGCCAGTGGCGTCCCGGTAAATAACTCGCTCAGCTTCTGTAGTTTTACTGCCGTTGTCTCATTCTTCCAGTCTGAAATGATCCCTGACTGCTTCTTCAGTTTATTGACAATTTTAATTGCCCGATAAACATACAAAGCAGCAAAAAATGCCAGCGCAATAGCAACGACAATAATAACGACCAGCGGAACCTTTTCAGGTTGCACGGAAGTCAATATAGTTAAAAACGAGTTAAGCCATTCCATTTTTCATCCCGAGTCAACAACAGTTATTTTTTCTGATAGCTACCACAGGCGCTAATAACAAGGGGTTATAGCGCAACAATAAACTGATATGCAGTATTCGAATTCTGAAGAGAGATGACGCAAGCAAAAGGAGTAAACGTCCATAATCCTGTGCCCCACAGCGCCAGACCACCTAATCCTTGAGGCAATCAGATTGTTCTCACAAATCATAACCTGCTGCACAGGGATAACAAGTAGCAAATGGCCAGCCAATATCTTTTTCATGAATAATTAAAAAAATCTAATGGATACAGGTTCGGCCTTAAAAATATATAGTATATAGTCGCATAGCAATACGTAACCTTTATAAATAATTAGTTTATTTATGGTAAACCAATGAAATTATCGCGCCATAAATAATGCCTTACTTCTGAAAATTATGGTAAGTCTGAACAAACACAACGCAACTGACACGTCCTGTCATTCCTGCTGCCGATAATACAAACCAGAACACTCATAACCGCGGCTCCTTACTATTTAATTCATATGAAAGAGTAAGTTATCGCATCTTCCGTTGATTGATCGCATTGGCTGCGGGAGGTAACATGATTAGGTCGCTTTTTCTTACCGATTAACGTAACACGTCAGTAGCTCCAGGGGCTGGCCTTAACGCGGAAGGCACATGAACAAATCTAACTTTGATTTCCTGAAAGGCGTTAACGACTTTATTTACGCTATCGCCTGTGCAGCGGAAAACAATTATCCGAACGATCCCAACACCACGCTGGTAAAAATGCGCATGTTCGGTGAAGCGACGGCGAAGCATTTAGGGCTGCTACTGGATATTTCCCAATGCGAAAACCAGCATGACCTGCTGCGTGAATTAGGCAAAATAGCTTTTGTTGATGACAACATCCTGTCGGTATTTCATAAATTGCGCCGCATTGGCAATCAGGCCGTCCACGAGTATCACAACGATCTTGATGATGCGCAGATGTGTCTGCGCCTCGGTTTTCGTCTCGCAGTCTGGTATTACCGTCTGGTCACCAAAGATTATGACTTCCCGGTTCCGGTTTTTGTGTTACCGGAACAGAGTAGCGATCTCTATCATCAGGAAGTGCTGACGTTAAAACAGCAGTTGGAACAACAGGCGCAAGAAAAAGCACACAACCAGGCCGAATTAGAGGCCCAGCAGCAAAAGCTGGTGGCACTCAACGGCTATATCGCCATCCTCGAAAGTAAGCAGCAGGAAACTGAAGCCCAATCTCAGGCTCGCGTCGCAGCCCTCGAAGCACAACTGGCAGAAAAAAATGCCGAGCTGGCGAAACAGACCGAGCAAGAGCGCAAGGCCTACCACAAAGAGATCACCGATCAGGCCATCAAACGCACGCTGGATTTGAGCGAAGAAGAGAGCCGCTTTTTGATCGATGCCCAGTTGCGTAAAGCGGGCTGGGAAGCAGACAGCAAAATGCTGCGCTTTTCCAAAGGCGCGCGGCCGGAACCGGGTGTCAACAAAGCAATCGCCGAATGGCCCACCGGTACCGATGAAACGGGAAAACAGGGTTTTGCCGACTACGTATTATTCGTTGGCATGAAACCCATCGCGGTAGTGGAAGCCAAGCGCATCAACACCGATGTCTTCAGTAAACTGAATGAGGCGTATCGCTACAGCAAACGTTTCGATAATGCCCTGCTGCGTAACATTTTACTGGAGCAGTATCCTGCAGATGAAGTGCGGGAAGCGGTACCGGAATATGAAGTCAGTTGGGCGGATACCAGCGGCAGCCAACGCTATAAAATTCCTTTTTGCTACTCCACCAATGGCCGCGAATACCGCGCAACGCTGAAAACCCGCAGCGGCATCTGGTATCGCGATGTCCGCCATACCAGCAACATGTCGAAAGCGCTACCGGAGTGGCATCGCCCGGAAGAACTGATCGCCATGCTGGGCAGCGATCCGCAAAGGCAAAACCAGTGGTTTGCAGATAACCCAAATATGAGCGAGCTGGGGCTGCGCTACTACCAGGAAGATGCCGTTCGCGCCGTTGAAAACACCATAGTCAATGGGCAGCAAGAGATCCTGCTGGCCATGGCCACCGGCACCGGGAAAACGCGTACCGCCATTGCCATGATGTTCCGCCTGATCCAGTCCCAGCGCTTTAAGCGCGTACTGTTCCTTGTGGATCGCCGCTCGCTGGGTGAACAGGCGCTGGGCGCCTTTGAAGACACGCGCATCAACGGTGATACTTTTAACAGCATTTTCGACATCAAAGGGCTGACGGATAAATTCCCGGAAGACAGCACCAAAATTCACGTTGCGACCGTCCAGTCGCTGGTTAAACGCACGCTGCAATCCGATGAGGCAATGCCGGTGGCACGCTACGACTGCATTGTGGTCGACGAAGCGCACCGTGGCTATATCCTCGATAAAGAGCAGACCGAGGGCGAGCTACAGTTCCGCAGCCAGCTGGAGTATGTGTCGGCTTACCGCCGCATCCTCGATCATTTTGACGCGGTGAAAATCGCCCTGACCGCCACGCCAGCACGCCATACGGTAGATATCTTCGGCGAGCCGGTTTACCGCTACACCTACCGCACGGCGGTGATCGACGGGTATCTGATCGACCAGGATCCACCCATCAAGATCACCACCCGCAATGCGCAAGACGGTGTTTATCTGTCGAAGGGTGAAGAGATCATTCGCGTGACGCCACAGGGTGAGATGATCAACGACACGCTGGCTGACGATCAGGATTTTGAAGTCGCAGATTTCAACCGTACGCTGTTGATCCCCGGTTTCAATACCGCCGTCTGCGAAGAGTTAACCAAACACCTCGATCCGACCGGCAAGCAAAAAACGCTGGTATTCTGCGTCACCAACGAGCATGCCGATATGGTCGTCAATGAGCTGCGCACCGCCTTCAAAAAGAAATATCCGCAGCTGGAGCATGACGCAATCATCAAGATCACCGGTGACTCCGATAAAGATGCGAAGAAAGTGCAGACCCTGATCACCCGTTTTAATAAGGAGCGGCTACCGAACATTGTGGTGACGGTTGATTTGCTGACTACCGGTGTCGATATCCCGTCAATCTGCAATATCGTCTTTCTGCGCAAGGTGAGAAGCCGCATTCTCTACGAGCAGATGAAAGGCCGCGCCACCCGTTTATGCCCGGCAGTAGATAAGATCCGCTTTAAAATTTTCGACTGCGTCGATATCTACAGCACGCTGGAAAGCGTCGATACCATGCGCCCGGTGGTGATGCGCCCAAGCGTAGAATTGCAAACGCTGGTGAACGAAATTACCGACTCGGAAACCTATAAAGTGACCGAAGCCGATGGCCGCAGCTTTGCCGAGCACAGCCACGAACAGCTCGTCGCCAAGCTGCAACGGATCATTGGCCTGGCAACTTATAACCGCGACCGCAGCGCCGGCATCGATAAGCAGGTACGTCGTCTGGATGAATTATGTCTGGATGCCGCAGGCGTCAGCTTTAACAAGCTGGCTTCGCATCTGCGTGAAAAAGGCCCGCACTGGAGTGCCGAGGTGTTCAATAAACTCCCCACCCTGATTGCGCGTCTGGAGAAACTCAAACTCGACATCAACGAACTGCGCGAGCGCCCGATCTTCCTTGATATTCCGGATGAGGTGATCAACGTCGAGCCGGTTTACGGCGCTTACCATAATGCGGAAGATTTCCTCGAAGCCTTTGATGATCTGGTTAAGCGTTCTCCCAATGCGCAGCCCGCGTTGCAGGCGGTGATTGCCCGCCCGCGCGATCTCACCCGCAAAGGGCTGGTGGAGTTGCAGGAGTGGTTTGACAGCCAGTATTTCGAAGAGTCCTCCCTGCGCAGCGCGTGGAAAGAGACGCGTAACGAGGATATCGCCGCCCGGCTGATCGGCCATATTCGCCGTGCCGCAGTGGGCGATGCGCTGAAGCCGTTTGATCTGCGTGTTGATCATGCCCTGGCGCGCATCAAAGGCGAAAACGACTGGAGCAGCGAACAGCTGAAGTGGCTGGATCGCTTAGCTACCGCGCTGAAAGATAAAGTGGTGCTCGACGACGATTCCTTCAAAACTGGCAACCTCCACCGCTTCGGCGGCAAAGCCGTGTCGCAGCGCGTGTTTGAGGACGACCTCGACGGCGTGCTGGCGAAATTCAGTGATTACATCTGGGACGAACCCGCCTGACGCGTTAGAATCCCCGGCAATTTCTTCTTCTGCGGCCCGTTCAGGGCCGCTGCTTTTACACGGAACCTGTGATGAACAATAACGATCTGGTCGCTAAACTCTGGAAACTCTGTGACAACCTGCGTGACGGCGGCGTTTCCTATCAGAACTATGTTAACGAACTGGCTTCACTGCTGTTTCTGAAAATGTGTAAAGAGACCGGCCAGGAAGCCGAGTATCTGCCTGCTGGCTACCGCTGGGACGATTTGAAAGCGCGTATCGGCCAGGAGCAATTGCAGTTCTACCGTAAACTGCTGGTGGAATTAGGCCAGGATGAGAAAAACCTTGTACAGGCGATTTTCCACAACGTCAGTACCACCATTGAGCAACCGAAGCAGCTGACCGAACTGGTGAGCTATATGGATGCGCTGGACTGGTATAACGGCAGCAAGGGCAAATCCCGCGACGACTTTGGCGATATGTACGAAGGGCTGTTGCAAAAGAACGCCAACGAAACCAAATCCGGCGCGGGCCAGTACTTCACGCCGCGCCCGCTGATCAAGACCATTATTCATCTGTTAAAACCGCAGCCGCGCGAAGTGGTGCAGGATCCGGCAGCCGGTACCGCAGGTTTTTTAATCGAAGCGGATCGCTACGTTAAATCGCAGACCAACGATCTGGAAGATCTCGATACCGACACCCAGGATTTTCAGATCCGCAAAGCCTTTGTCGGCCTTGAACTGGTGCCCGGCACCCGTCGGCTGGCGCTGATGAACTGCCTGCTGCACGACATTGAAGGCAACCTCGATCACGGCGGCGCAATTCGCCTCGGTAACACGCTGGGCAGTGACGGGGAAAACCTGCCGCCGGCGCATATCGTGGCAACCAACCCGCCGTTTGGCAGCGCGGCGGGCACCAATATCACCCGTACCTTTGTTCACCCGACCAGCAACAAACAGCTCTGCTTTATGCAGCACATTATTGAAACCCTGCATCCGGGCGGCCGCGCAGCAGTGGTGGTGCCGGATAACGTATTGTTTGAAGGCGGTAAAGGCACCGAGATCCGCCGTGACCTGATGGACAAGTGCCGTCTGCACACCATTCTGCGTCTTCCGACCGGTATCTTTTATGCCCAGGGCGTAAAAACCAACGTGCTGTTCTTTACCAAAGGCACGAAGGCAAATCCGAACCAGGACAAGAACTGCACCGACGACGTCTGGGTGTACGATTTGCGGACCAATATGCCGGGCTTTGGTAAGCGCACACCGTTTGGCGATCAGCATCTGCAGCCGTTTGAGCAGGTTTTCGGGGACGATCCGCACGGCCTCAGCCCGCGCACCGAAGGTGAGTGGAGTTTTAATGCCGAAGAGAGCGAAATCGCTGACAGCGAAGAGAACAAAAATACCGATCAGCATCTGGCCACCAGCCGCTGGCGCAAGTTCAGCCGCGAGTGGATCCGCACTGCCAAGTCGGACTCGTTGGATATCTCCTGGCTGAAAGATAAAGACAGTATCGATGCCGACAGCCTGCCGGAGCCGGATGTATTAGCGGCAGAGGCGATGACCGAACTGGTGCAGGCGCTGGGCGAGCTGGATGCCCTGATGCGCGAGCTGGACGCAGGCGATGAAGCCGATGCACAGCGTCAGTTGCTGAATGAAGCATTTGGTGAGGTGAAAGAATGTCTTTAGGAAATATTACCGGTACTTTACCTGAGGTATGGTTGTCGCCTTTCCTGACTGAGTTAGTTTCACCTAAACAATGGAAAACTATTTCAACAAAAGAATTAGTTGATAGTGGTTACGTCGTTTATGGCGCGAATGGGAAAATAGGATTTTACACGGAATATACACACAAAAATCCTACTCTAATGATAACCTGCCGTGGTGCCACTTGCGGAAACCTTCATATATCAGAACCATTCTCATATATAAATGGAAACGCAATGGCACTGGACAATCAACCGGCATCTTTAGGCGTGAAATTTTTAAAATACGCACTTCTTGCAAGGGGATTGAACGATACGATTTCCGGCTCAGCCCAACCACAAATCACCAGGCAAGGACTGGAAAATGTTCGAGTTCCGCTACCATCTCTTGCCGAACAAAAAATCATCGCTGAAAAACTCGATACGTTGCTGGCGCAGGTAGACAGCACCAAAGCACGTCTTGAGCAAATCCCGAAAATCCTGAAACGTTTTCGTCAGGCGGTGTTAACGGTTGCAGTTAGTGGAAAACTGACCGAAGAATGGCGAAACGAAAATGATGTTCAATTCTCCCAATGGGAACATACGGTATTCGACAAAATTTGTTCTGAGATTACTGTTGGTTATGTCGGCAAAATGCTTGACCGATATAAAGATGAAGGTATTCCGTTCTTACGTTCGCAAAACGTACGTGAGTTTAAATTTTCCGATAAAAATTTATTGTATATATCTGATAGTTTTCATCAGGAAATTTTCAAGTCTCGTCTAAATCCAGGTGATTTAGCTATTGTAAGATCTGGAGCGCCAGGAACAACTTGTGTTATACCTGATTATTTAACGGTAGCAAACTGTTCCGACTTAGTTATTGCCCGGCCTTCAGAAAAATTAAGTTCTGAGTTCGGATGTATTTTTATGAACTCGGGTATAGCAAAAAAAAATGTATCAGATAATCAGGTTGGGATAGCACAACAGCATTTTAATGTTGGTTCAATGAAAAAAATGCCAATAAGTCTCCCCCCACTCCCCGAACAACACGAGATCGTTCGCCGTGTGGAACAGCTGTTCGCCTACGCCGATACCATTGAAAAGCAGGTCAACGCTGCGCTTGCCCGGGTGAATAACCTCACTCAGTCGATTCTCGCGAAAGCGTTTCGCGGTGAACTTACCGCCCATTGGCGGGCCGAAAACCCGGCTCTGATCTCCGGGGAAAATAGCGCTGCTGCACTGCTGGAAAAAATTAAAGCCGAACGTGCCGCAAGCACGGGTAAAAAGGCGTCGCGTAAAAAAGCATAACTCTCTTTATTATTTTGCGCACGGTTAATGCCGTGCGTTTTTATTTTTAGGTATTTTTAAACGCATTTTAAATATTTCAGGCGCGTTTTTCTTGTTATTCCGAATAGTGCTGATTATTGTCTGTTTTTTTCTGGACTTTTATTTTTGCCATGGTTATTTTTTCAGTGTTTTTAGCGCGGTGGGGATGTGCGGCAACACACCCGCACCGCTGATCACAATCACTATTTACGAGGAATAGTAATTATGACTGACGTGGATTGTATTGCAGTTTGTGAGAATGAAAAAGCCCGTTCGGTAACGTACCGTCATTTAACCGTGAGTTATGCGGGTCGTCACAGGGATAATGTTTATACCCCGGCAGTGATTATGAAGGGGTTATGGCTGGAGGCGGCGGGTTTTACTATGGGTACGAAAGTCGATGTACAGGTGATGCGGGGCTGTATTTTGCTGACCACCCGGCAACCGCCGAAAGAGCCGGAAATAAAAACATCATTAGAGCTGGCAGCCCTGTTAGCGGCGGGTAAATCGATCACAGCCTGAAAACAGCGCTCCCGGTTCTGGCCGGGAGCAATTAATTTCGGGGTGCACAACAAAATTAGTTTACCGGTCGGAAGATTTTTTTCAACGGTACCAGCAGTTTCGTGTCGATATCTACCTTCTCGTAATTTTCAATTAGCGCACGTACCAGATCGTCCAGCGTCCAGAGCATCAGCGGTATCGTTGAGCGGTCCGCTTCATAGCGCGCCTCTTTGGTAAACCCGCCGGTGCTGACATATAGCCCGCGATCCTCTTTATGCCGCCCGCCAATAAAGCTGCGGATCTGCTGGCTACCCATCTGCTCGCGACGATGTTTTACTTCGACGATAATGCGTGGGTTTTCAAAACCAAAACCATCGGGCGACGCAATAATATCCTTCCCGCGATCGGCTCCGGCCGGAGAGACCTGGGTTTTATATTTCATGCCGCGTAAAACACCCGCCACCAGGTTTTGCATGTCATCCCAGTCCAGAGAATTAATCCGGTCTTTAATCGCTTCAAAAGCCAGGCTTTCCATATCCCGTAAGGGATCGGATAACACCTCTTCGTCTTCGGCCAGAAGCGGTTGCTGCGCCAGCACTTCAGCGGCAGGCTTTTTGTCTTCGAGCAATTCCTTAGCGGCACTATCCGGCAGCATAAACACCGTTAAAGTTGAGCCCAGCGTATTTTTGGTGGCGGTGGATAACCGGTCGCGCTCGATTTCTTGCGCGTTCCATTTCACCTGGCGGGCAATGCCCATCCCCTCTTCCTGCCATTCCGGGTGATACTGGAAATCAGAAGTAATTTTGCCCAGCAAATAAGTACGGTTAGCGGGAGAATAAGTAATCACCCAATCGCCTTTCTTAATTTCGTTCACAAAGCGCCAGATCTGCGAAGCCCCGGAGCGCACCGTACCCGGTTTACTTAACGGATCGACCTCCTGATATAGCGCCGTCAATTGCGCCCGCGACAGACCCGGTTTAACTAACGGTGCAAGCTGAGACCAGCCGATACCAACGATTTGTTTATCGCGAAAGTCATCATAGAGCTTTCCCGCATCCCCGCGTATCATCCACATTTTGTTATCCATAACTGTCCCCTGATCAATATAAGGAATTGCGCCGGTTTCTAGACCAGCTCTGCTGGCCTGTCTGAATCCGGCACGGTATTTTGCCGTTAAGACAACCCCGCCTTACGGCGGGGCATCTCTGTTTTACTGCTGCTGAATTTCCACCAGCACATCCGTTGGCCAGCGCTCTTCTTTATTGCTGACCCGGGCTTGTTCCAGCGAACGCGCCATATTGAAGATCTGATCCTCTACTTCAGCCATAAAGTTATAACTGTCAGGGCGGAACTGAATGAACCAGTACCCCATTCCCTGATCGAAACGGATCTTCAGCGCTTTGCCGTTATCAAACTCCACCAGCAGTTTACGATGATGAGGAATATCCCGGTTGGAGTAATTCAGCGTGACATCAACCGGCTTGCCCATCAGCGTGGTAAACCACTGCTCAGCAAATCCCTGAAAATCATCTTCGTTTGCCCAGTCGTGTGCCGCCTTGAAGCCCGGTTTCTCTTTCGCTTTGAACAGCGTATTGATGGCGACCTGCGCATGGCCGCTCAGACGCGGTTTCAACTGATTCATAATCGAACCCAGCAACACCAGCGCCGCCGGGTTCTGAATATAGCGGTCGGTGTAGTAGACACGCGTTATCTGATTGTTTTTCAGCAGCGCAGCAG
Above is a genomic segment from Kosakonia radicincitans DSM 16656 containing:
- the zorB1 gene encoding type I Zorya anti-phage system protein ZorB1, which gives rise to MFGQTFRIKPRRSDEAEKPFWISYADLMTAMMVLFLVVMVASLSSVTQRIQRVEQGEKLRGQDITRLCERLELHARNLNKTIVVDCRDNRISFGEAGRFDHNRFFLNADGQKALQDVVPLVLEAANSEEGQKWFKQIVIEGFTDTDGSYLYNLHLSLQRSEWVMCSLLDSRSRLQQQITPLQQEQIRKLFLAGGVSFNNAKESKEASRRVELRMQFFGLKDEHDKAAVDVGSVTVPTTEKCQLEMPL
- the zorA1 gene encoding type I Zorya anti-phage system protein ZorA1, with the translated sequence MEWLNSFLTILTSVQPEKVPLVVIIVVAIALAFFAALYVYRAIKIVNKLKKQSGIISDWKNETTAVKLQKLSELFTGTPLAHSWSEFAESLHQQKTLVDGELKLKDVRATAPAAAFFTEQQLIDIPLNTEFFKHLPGILTGVGIIGTFYGLMIGLNHFDPSTPEQVTSSVASLLRDVLYAFLGSFTAIAASIFVTWLEKLSIAKCYKYLEQFTAAVDQLFETGVGEEYLAELVKSSNESATQAKQLKDSLVTDLRDMLQNLVASQVAENEKLAHTLSSTYRDTGQQFAEQVSGAIENSLKSPLDKIAGAVQTASGDQSGQVQNMLQDVLTAFMSKLDNTFGKQFENMHQMMGQSVGAIEAMQSGFAGLLQDMRNASEDTRQGSAELMSQLLSEMKSGQVAMQAGMNDMLASLQSSVAKIGAEGEGAGERMAQQLEKMFADSEAREKAMAEQMKAFIDSIQQTSQQGQSETMKQMAASVEALGEKLGSLFTQLEQGQQQLASHQQDTQTSLHQETQQIIAGFDEQVRLLLNALNEQQGATESTLRRLAEQTSAHLQDMHTGADKMRLAAERFETAGDKVKEANLLTADVLTKAQGAGNTLSQASQELSSVVADYRNNREAVAKSITLLEGVIANAQSELEARSQFLKELKQHNEGLHDYNREAKEFLENAGQVLANGFNQFSDSMKTSLDATLGALDANLDSAVKRLGSGIDELSESIENLEEVLSKVPA
- the hsdR gene encoding type I restriction-modification system endonuclease, whose translation is MNKSNFDFLKGVNDFIYAIACAAENNYPNDPNTTLVKMRMFGEATAKHLGLLLDISQCENQHDLLRELGKIAFVDDNILSVFHKLRRIGNQAVHEYHNDLDDAQMCLRLGFRLAVWYYRLVTKDYDFPVPVFVLPEQSSDLYHQEVLTLKQQLEQQAQEKAHNQAELEAQQQKLVALNGYIAILESKQQETEAQSQARVAALEAQLAEKNAELAKQTEQERKAYHKEITDQAIKRTLDLSEEESRFLIDAQLRKAGWEADSKMLRFSKGARPEPGVNKAIAEWPTGTDETGKQGFADYVLFVGMKPIAVVEAKRINTDVFSKLNEAYRYSKRFDNALLRNILLEQYPADEVREAVPEYEVSWADTSGSQRYKIPFCYSTNGREYRATLKTRSGIWYRDVRHTSNMSKALPEWHRPEELIAMLGSDPQRQNQWFADNPNMSELGLRYYQEDAVRAVENTIVNGQQEILLAMATGTGKTRTAIAMMFRLIQSQRFKRVLFLVDRRSLGEQALGAFEDTRINGDTFNSIFDIKGLTDKFPEDSTKIHVATVQSLVKRTLQSDEAMPVARYDCIVVDEAHRGYILDKEQTEGELQFRSQLEYVSAYRRILDHFDAVKIALTATPARHTVDIFGEPVYRYTYRTAVIDGYLIDQDPPIKITTRNAQDGVYLSKGEEIIRVTPQGEMINDTLADDQDFEVADFNRTLLIPGFNTAVCEELTKHLDPTGKQKTLVFCVTNEHADMVVNELRTAFKKKYPQLEHDAIIKITGDSDKDAKKVQTLITRFNKERLPNIVVTVDLLTTGVDIPSICNIVFLRKVRSRILYEQMKGRATRLCPAVDKIRFKIFDCVDIYSTLESVDTMRPVVMRPSVELQTLVNEITDSETYKVTEADGRSFAEHSHEQLVAKLQRIIGLATYNRDRSAGIDKQVRRLDELCLDAAGVSFNKLASHLREKGPHWSAEVFNKLPTLIARLEKLKLDINELRERPIFLDIPDEVINVEPVYGAYHNAEDFLEAFDDLVKRSPNAQPALQAVIARPRDLTRKGLVELQEWFDSQYFEESSLRSAWKETRNEDIAARLIGHIRRAAVGDALKPFDLRVDHALARIKGENDWSSEQLKWLDRLATALKDKVVLDDDSFKTGNLHRFGGKAVSQRVFEDDLDGVLAKFSDYIWDEPA
- a CDS encoding N-6 DNA methylase, coding for MNNNDLVAKLWKLCDNLRDGGVSYQNYVNELASLLFLKMCKETGQEAEYLPAGYRWDDLKARIGQEQLQFYRKLLVELGQDEKNLVQAIFHNVSTTIEQPKQLTELVSYMDALDWYNGSKGKSRDDFGDMYEGLLQKNANETKSGAGQYFTPRPLIKTIIHLLKPQPREVVQDPAAGTAGFLIEADRYVKSQTNDLEDLDTDTQDFQIRKAFVGLELVPGTRRLALMNCLLHDIEGNLDHGGAIRLGNTLGSDGENLPPAHIVATNPPFGSAAGTNITRTFVHPTSNKQLCFMQHIIETLHPGGRAAVVVPDNVLFEGGKGTEIRRDLMDKCRLHTILRLPTGIFYAQGVKTNVLFFTKGTKANPNQDKNCTDDVWVYDLRTNMPGFGKRTPFGDQHLQPFEQVFGDDPHGLSPRTEGEWSFNAEESEIADSEENKNTDQHLATSRWRKFSREWIRTAKSDSLDISWLKDKDSIDADSLPEPDVLAAEAMTELVQALGELDALMRELDAGDEADAQRQLLNEAFGEVKECL
- a CDS encoding restriction endonuclease subunit S, whose translation is MSLGNITGTLPEVWLSPFLTELVSPKQWKTISTKELVDSGYVVYGANGKIGFYTEYTHKNPTLMITCRGATCGNLHISEPFSYINGNAMALDNQPASLGVKFLKYALLARGLNDTISGSAQPQITRQGLENVRVPLPSLAEQKIIAEKLDTLLAQVDSTKARLEQIPKILKRFRQAVLTVAVSGKLTEEWRNENDVQFSQWEHTVFDKICSEITVGYVGKMLDRYKDEGIPFLRSQNVREFKFSDKNLLYISDSFHQEIFKSRLNPGDLAIVRSGAPGTTCVIPDYLTVANCSDLVIARPSEKLSSEFGCIFMNSGIAKKNVSDNQVGIAQQHFNVGSMKKMPISLPPLPEQHEIVRRVEQLFAYADTIEKQVNAALARVNNLTQSILAKAFRGELTAHWRAENPALISGENSAAALLEKIKAERAASTGKKASRKKA
- a CDS encoding SymE family type I addiction module toxin — protein: MTDVDCIAVCENEKARSVTYRHLTVSYAGRHRDNVYTPAVIMKGLWLEAAGFTMGTKVDVQVMRGCILLTTRQPPKEPEIKTSLELAALLAAGKSITA